The Arachis hypogaea cultivar Tifrunner chromosome 19, arahy.Tifrunner.gnm2.J5K5, whole genome shotgun sequence genome has a window encoding:
- the LOC112779991 gene encoding putative bark agglutinin LECRPA3: MAISYSSHPNPKPFYVVLAICLLFLANNNKVNAAKVISFNFTKFSTSNPSITLQGSSEILGNGVLALTNRENPVSNTGRVLYATPVTIWDEATGNIASFVTSFSFVVEDAEGDYNSADGIIFFLAPQDTEIPNNSSGGFLGVVDGSNAFNQFVGVEFDTYTNEWDPDSAHVGIDVNSLISLKTVKWNRVSGSLVRVSIIYDSLSKTLSVSVTNKNGRITTVSQVVDLKAVLPEKVRVGLSATTTSGGVEAHDIYSWSFTSNLETTTSSRMNNIVSYA; this comes from the coding sequence ATGGCTATCTCTTACTCAAGTCATCCAAACCCAAAACCATTTTATGTTGTTTTAGCGATTTGCCTTCTTTTCCTTGCAAACAATAACAAGGTGAACGCAGCAAAAGTAATTTCCTTCAACTTCACCAAGTTCTCCACTAGCAACCCTAGCATAACTCTCCAAGGCAGTTCCGAGATTCTAGGAAACGGGGTTTTGGCTTTAACAAATCGTGAAAACCCCGTTTCAAACACCGGTCGTGTTTTGTATGCTACGCCGGTGACTATTTGGGACGAAGCCACTGGCAACATTGCTAGCTTTGTCACTTCTTTTTCCTTTGTCGTTGAAGATGCCGAAGGTGATTACAACTCGGCTGATGGGATCATCTTTTTTCTTGCGCCGCAAGACACCGAGATTCCCAACAACTCGAGTGGTGGATTTCTCGGTGTCGTTGATGGCAGCAACGCTTTTAACCAATTTGTTGGTGTAGAGTTTGACACTTACACCAACGAATGGGATCCAGATTCTGCTCATGTTGGAATTGATGTCAACTCTTTGATTTCGTTGAAGACTGTTAAATGGAATCGCGTAAGTGGCTCGTTAGTTAGAGTGAGCATAATATATGATTCTTTGTCTAAGACCTTGAGTGTTTCCGTTACTAACAAAAACGGTAGGATTACTACCGTTTCCCAAGTGGTTGATTTGAAAGCTGTGCTGCCGGAAAAGGTAAGGGTTGGGTTATCCGCCACCACAACAAGCGGTGGCGTAGAGGCGCATGATATTTACTCATGGTCTTTCACTTCCAATTTGGAGACAACTACAAGCAGCAGAATGAATAATATTGTAAGCTACGCATGA